One Fusarium musae strain F31 chromosome 6, whole genome shotgun sequence DNA segment encodes these proteins:
- a CDS encoding hypothetical protein (EggNog:ENOG41) produces MPTQRRRRPVQDEESEEDVRTRQRNRADSENESEQEASDVEMDGDQHHAQSADDQLVKKLVRYVISCEYSRTALRRDGIKERVLGTQGRSFRRIFDLAQTQLKRVWGMELRELPVREKMSLQEKRQAMKSNAQPKLGSGAYILTSILPEAYRHASILAPSKTPSADDEATYAGFYTMVISVIFLSGGELSDQKLKRYLQRLNADRNVSMDKTEIILKRMEKQGYVVKRVERPPLGQDGDPTTTWHVGPRGKEEVGIDGVMGMTREVYGDSWNDDNEKKLRASLNIRDAPQQDGDEDDEAVGEGSRMQG; encoded by the exons ATGCCTACACAAAGGCGCCGCCGTCCC GTCCAAGACGAGGAATCAGAGGAAGATGTTCGCACCCGTCAACGGAACAGGGCGGACTCTGAGAACGAGAGCGAACAAGAAGCTAGTGATGTCGAAATGGATGGAGACCAACATCATGCCCAGAGTGCCGACGATCAActggtgaagaagctggtGCGGTATGTTATTTCCTGCGAATATTCGAGAACCGCGCTCCGCCGAGACGGTATCAAAGAACGAG TCCTCGGGACCCAAGGCCGATCATTCAGGCGGATATTCGACTTGGCGCAGACACAGCTCAAACGGGTCTGGGGCATGGAATTAAGGGAGTTGCCTGTTAGAGAGAAGATGTCACTCCAGGAAAAGCGACAAG CTATGAAGTCCAATGCCCAGCCCAAGCTCGGTTCTGGCGCCTACATCCTGACGTCGATATTACCAGAGGCGTATCGCCATGCATCAATTCTTGCCCCATCCAAGACACCAAGTGCGGACGACGAAGCTACATACGCAGGATTCTACACAATGGTCATTTCGGTAATTTTCCTGAGCGGTGGAGAATTGAGCGACCAGAAGTTGAAGCGCTATCTCCAGCGGCTTAACGCCGACCGGAATGTGTCAATGGACAAGACAGAAATAATCCTGAAGAGGATGGAGAAACAAGGCTACGTCGTCAAGAGAGTTGAAAGACCACCTTTGGGTCAAGACGGCGACCCGACTACGACGTGGCATGTCGGTCCTcgtggaaaagaagaagttggtaTTGACGGCGTGATGGGCATGACGCGGGAGGTCTATGGCGACAGCTGGAATGAtgacaacgagaagaagcttcgTGCGAGTCTAAACATCAGGGATGCGCCTCAGCAGGACggcgacgaagacgatgaagccGTGGGCGAGGGCAGTCGAATGCAGGGATAA
- a CDS encoding hypothetical protein (EggNog:ENOG41): MADKLRTQQELERLQAKYVGTGHPDTTSWEWRTNIQRDTYSSIAGHRPLLSYIALAENEPITKIRAQMIRKMVQPCGPPPPRED, translated from the exons ATG GCCGATAAACTCCGCACCCAGCAAGAACTCGAGCGCCTCCAAGCGAAATACGTCGGCACTGGTCACCCAGACACGACAAGCTGGGAATGGCGCACCAACATCCAGCGCGACACATACTCTTCAATCGCCGGTCACAggcctcttctctcttatATCGCGCTTGCGGAGAATGAACCCATTACCAAGATTCGCGCGCAGATGATTAGG AAAATGGTGCAGCCTTGTGGCCCTCCTCCGCCACGCGAGGATTAG
- a CDS encoding hypothetical protein (EggNog:ENOG41), translating into METHQPLPPPPPAPSKTFTIDFEVPTQLDVDENFDNLRDSHAQFIDSIFPSDLDADLGSFEDSPLTGFPTPSSSHTLSIQSFHAKPQFNLDSAESLLVSFRGMLVHYPVIALKPDETVASLAASRPFVLLSILAAASGSRTLQGHTLYDDEFRKVLGLKFVASGERSMELLQGILIYCAWYPFHLRPKNRQAFQYYRMAGDLLSDLDLDQEVPNLDNTIPGDMSSMQLDRLRAYLAYHYAVSKYVVLEIHQYQLTHRFDSFLCTWKKMDLLMPQWTPWTATCCELLHRHAEVDGDASLSYLVRLANMTTTANNSIRDNDPQVNQQVQLMLLGLEMQHKEMKETMVPHLSRSAPVKLAHLFFDVFLQGGAIFCLTRANTKKPHFIHPSPVRLTRCVNNTRALFDYLLNLDSFKYFTSIDWTKFILSVILAVRLSFPISEVPDWDHAWARSQLRFDEFLEFMCDGPEDLTPSSKRVDVLSASRVILRVVKSKYDRRVAILTAPSLTSRGVGHQGCPMFDKDMQPYISAWDTDFDMNSAMLTPGLNTDGQQTMYHDLWATMTMSWANDGSVDS; encoded by the exons ATGGAAACTCATCAACCGctgcctcctccaccaccagcGCCATCAAAGACTTTCACTATTGACTTTGAGGTTCCAACACAATTGGACGTTGATGAGAACTTTGACAACCTTCGAGACTCACATGCGCAGTTCATAGACTCAATATTCCCATCCGATCTAGACGCGGATCTCGGTAGCTTCGAAGACTCGCCGCTCACGGGCTTTCCTACGCCGTCCTCATCTCACACGCTTTCGATACAATCTTTCCATGCGAAGCCCCAATTCAACCTTGACTCCGCAGAGTCGCTGTTAGTTTCGTTTCGGGGGATGCTGGTTCATTACCCTGTCATTGCATTGAAGCCTGATGAGACGGTTGCCAGCCTTGCTGCGTCCAGACCGTTTGTCTTGTTATCGATATTGGCTGCAGCTTCTGGATCGCGCACTTTGCAGGGACATACGCTTTACGACGATGAGTTTCGAAAAGTGTTGGGCCTCAAGTTCGTGGCAAGTGGCGAGAGGAGCATGGAATTGCTACAAGGCATTCTTATATACTGTGCTTG GTACCCATTTCATCTGAGACCAAAGAACAGACAGGCATTCCAGTACTACCGTATGGCTGGTGATCTATTAAGTGACCTCGATCTCGACCAAGAAGTGCCCAATCTTGATAACACGATACCGGGCGATATGAGCAGTATGCAGCTCGACAGACTACGGGCGTATCTAGCATACCACTACGCCGTGTCCAAGTACGTCGTCCTCGAGATACACCAGTACCAACTTACTCACAGATTCGACAGCTTCCTCTGTACATGGAAAAAGATGGACCTGCTCATGCCCCAGTGGACGCCCTGGACCGCGACGTGCTGCGAACTACTTCACCGCCACGCCgaagttgatggtgatgcttcACTGAGCTACCTTGTTCGACTTGCAAACATGACAACCACGGCGAACAACTCGATACGAGATAATGATCCACAGGTGAACCAGCAGGTTCAGCTTATGCTGCTGGGTCTCGAGATGCAGCACAAGGAGATGAAAGAGACCATGGTACCGCATCTCTCTCGTTCAG CACCCGTGAAACTCGCAcatctcttcttcgacgTCTTTTTGCAAGGTGGTGCCATCTTCTGCCTCACACGCGCCAACACAAAGAAACCTCATTTCATCCACCCATCACCAGTTCGTCTCACACGCTGCGTGAATAACACTCGCGCCCTTTTCGACTACCTCCTTAACCTCGACAGCTTCAAGTACTTCACAAGCATCGATTGGACAAAGTTTATCCTCTCCGTGATCCTCGCCGTGCGACTCTCTTTCCCCATATCTGAGGTTCCAGACTGGGACCATGCTTGGGCACGCTCACAGCTACGGTTTGACGAATTCCTCGAGTTCATGTGTGACGGGCCGGAGGATCTCACACCGTCTAGTAAACGTGTCGACGTACTCTCCGCAAGCCGTGTGATACTGCGTGTTGTGAAATCAAAGTACGACAGACGCGTTGCTATACTCACAGCACCGAGTCTGACTTCAAGGGGCGTGGGACACCAAGGATGCCCCATGTTTGATAAAGATATGCAGCCATATATATCGGCGTGGGACACAGACTTTGACATGAATTCTGCAATGCTCACACCGGGTCTGAATACGGATGGACAGCAAACCATGTACCATGATCTATGGGCCACCATGACCATGAGTTGGGCGAATGATGGCTCGGTGGACTCGTAG